One Desulfobulbus oligotrophicus DNA segment encodes these proteins:
- the qmoC gene encoding quinone-interacting membrane-bound oxidoreductase complex subunit QmoC, with product MSMHVQPDIEFIKALKEVGGDTLKQCYQCASCSVACQVCTDSHPFPRKQMVLANWGLAEKAMMDPGVYLCHLCGDCTEICPRGARPGDVMAAIRAYAYRALGWPKALADLCSSAKNLPMLIGIPSIVIFVLWLISGGMHIPSGEQFAKVGYTHFFGHWDFKWLSKNVLFIDIIFLTAAGIAVTSVYKGVSRLWRGMSEATGLTEVPYRPSVIQFVKQFLWPSIVEILEHSRFKKCTAHSDRVRGHLPLVFAFIGLFFVTCYSMFTQDVIGIFIPSMHGPISMWNPVKWLANVAAVAMIVGIGILWMNRSRMEATGKAKNTFYDWFLIWIIMGVGVTGLGAELLRLVGIPSLGYIVYYLHLISVAMLFLYMPYTKFAHIVYRTFAMAFERYRDSSFIKDPLNA from the coding sequence ATGTCTATGCACGTGCAACCTGATATTGAATTTATTAAAGCTTTAAAAGAGGTTGGTGGCGACACGTTAAAACAGTGCTACCAGTGCGCAAGCTGTTCAGTTGCTTGTCAGGTTTGTACTGACAGCCATCCATTTCCCCGTAAACAGATGGTCCTTGCCAACTGGGGTCTTGCTGAAAAAGCCATGATGGATCCCGGCGTGTACCTCTGCCACCTGTGTGGCGATTGTACCGAGATATGTCCTCGTGGGGCAAGGCCTGGCGATGTAATGGCCGCTATCCGCGCCTATGCGTATCGCGCACTGGGTTGGCCTAAGGCGCTGGCTGATCTCTGCAGTTCTGCCAAAAATCTTCCCATGCTCATTGGGATACCCTCAATTGTGATTTTTGTTTTATGGCTTATCTCCGGCGGGATGCACATTCCATCGGGGGAGCAGTTCGCCAAAGTCGGCTACACTCATTTTTTTGGTCATTGGGATTTTAAATGGCTTTCTAAGAACGTACTGTTCATCGACATTATTTTTCTGACAGCGGCTGGTATTGCTGTAACCTCCGTCTACAAGGGGGTCTCGCGCCTGTGGAGGGGAATGTCGGAGGCAACCGGTCTGACTGAGGTGCCATACCGGCCTTCAGTGATCCAGTTTGTCAAGCAGTTCTTGTGGCCGTCTATTGTTGAAATCCTTGAGCATTCACGCTTCAAAAAATGCACGGCCCACTCAGACCGGGTAAGAGGGCATCTGCCTTTGGTTTTTGCATTTATTGGCCTGTTTTTTGTTACGTGCTATTCCATGTTTACTCAGGATGTGATCGGTATCTTCATACCATCGATGCACGGTCCGATTTCCATGTGGAATCCTGTTAAATGGCTGGCTAACGTTGCGGCGGTGGCCATGATTGTTGGTATAGGCATTCTTTGGATGAACAGAAGCCGGATGGAGGCCACCGGTAAAGCAAAAAACACCTTTTACGATTGGTTTTTGATCTGGATCATAATGGGTGTGGGGGTAACCGGCTTAGGTGCGGAACTGTTACGGTTGGTCGGGATCCCCTCTCTGGGATACATTGTTTATTATCTTCACCTTATCTCCGTTGCCATGCTCTTTCTTTATATGCCGTACACGAAGTTTGCCCATATAGTGTACCGCACTTTTGCCATGGCGTTTGAACGTTACCGTGATTCATCCTTTATTAAGGATCCGTTGAACGCCTGA